A stretch of Halomonas elongata DSM 2581 DNA encodes these proteins:
- the aroQ gene encoding gamma subclass chorismate mutase AroQ has protein sequence MNRALLGAGRLGLRHLGWITAGLLISGFVVAADQQASDEARETVDGLIAQVEQRLSIAPDVAMAKWNSEAPINVPEREAQILKRVVEEAQHQGVDHQLARAFFQDQFDASKAVQKQLHQQWQKESQPPFDNPPNLANDIRPQLDTLTPQLIQSLSEFQTFESESAAQQYLEESAARAVANNEYAEALEIALSSLRDE, from the coding sequence ATGAATCGAGCTTTACTGGGAGCCGGGCGCCTGGGGCTTCGTCACCTGGGCTGGATTACAGCAGGCCTGCTTATCAGCGGCTTCGTCGTGGCGGCGGATCAGCAAGCCTCCGATGAGGCCCGGGAGACGGTAGATGGACTGATTGCACAGGTAGAGCAACGTCTGTCCATTGCTCCTGATGTGGCCATGGCCAAATGGAACTCCGAGGCACCGATCAACGTGCCAGAGCGTGAGGCACAGATTCTGAAACGAGTGGTGGAAGAGGCGCAGCATCAGGGAGTTGACCACCAATTGGCTCGCGCCTTCTTCCAGGACCAGTTCGATGCTAGCAAGGCGGTCCAGAAGCAGTTGCATCAGCAGTGGCAGAAGGAATCGCAACCACCTTTCGACAATCCACCGAACCTGGCCAATGACATCCGTCCCCAACTAGATACTTTGACCCCTCAATTGATCCAGTCCCTATCCGAATTCCAGACGTTTGAGAGCGAATCAGCAGCACAACAGTATCTCGAGGAAAGTGCAGCCAGAGCTGTGGCGAATAATGAGTATGCCGAGGCACTGGAGATAGCACTGTCGTCACTGCGCGATGAGTGA